In a single window of the Rhinolophus ferrumequinum isolate MPI-CBG mRhiFer1 chromosome 21, mRhiFer1_v1.p, whole genome shotgun sequence genome:
- the SNX11 gene encoding sorting nexin-11 isoform X2 has protein sequence MLENQELEEVITVRVQDPRVQNEGSWNSYVDYKIFLHTNSKAFTAKTSCVRRRYREFVWLRKQLQRNAGLVPVPELPGKSTFFGSSDEFIEKRRQGLQRFLEKVLQSVVLLSDSQLHLFLQSQLSVPEIEACVQGRSSMTVSDAILRYAMSNCGWVQEERQGSSHLAKGDQPKSCCFLPRSGRRSSPSPPPEEEQDRFEVWAPVVDSEAPLESPPAPLPTSASCCDFARPDEGASAPQPVRRSVGGDHAVPLDPGHLETVLEK, from the exons ATGTTGGAGAACCAAGAGCTGGAG GAGGTGATCACTGTGCGTGTTCAGGACCCCCGCGTGCAGAATGAGGGCTCCTGGAATTCTTATGTGGATTACAAGATATTCCTCCAT ACCAACAGCAAGGCCTTTACTGCGAAGACATCCTGTGTGCGTCGCCGCTACCGTGAGTTTGTGTGGCTGAGAAAGCAGCTACAGAGAAACGCTGGTTTAGT GCCTGTACCTGAACTTCCTGGAAAGTCAACCTTCTTTGGCAGCTCAGATGAGTTCATTGAGAAGCGACGACAAGGTTTGCAGCGCTTCCTCGAAAA GGTCCTGCAAAGTGTTGTCCTCCTGTCAGACAGCCAGTTACACCTCTTCCTGCAAAGCCAGCTCTCAGTGCCTGAGATAGAAGCCTGTGTCCAGGGCCGAAGCTCCATGACTGTTTCTGATGCCATTCTTCGCTATGCTATGTCAAACTGTGGCTGGGTCCAGGAAGAGAGGCAGGGCTCTTCTCATTTGGCTAAAGGAGACCAGCCTAAGAG TTGCTGCTTTCTTCCAAGATCGGGCAGAAGGAGCTCTCCTTCACCTCCTCCCGAGGAGGAACAGGACCGTTTCGAGGTGTGGGCTCCTGTTGTTGACTCTGAGGCTCCTTTGGAAAGCCCCCCTGCTCCACTCCCTACCTCAGCATCATGCTGCGATTTTGCCAGACCTGACGAGGGAGCCTCTGCTCCTCAGCCTGTGAGGAGGTCGGTGGGAGGGGACCATGCTGTGCCTTTGGATCCTGGTCAtttagaaacagttttggaaaaaTGA